A single window of Hymenobacter sp. APR13 DNA harbors:
- a CDS encoding RNA polymerase sigma factor has product MEVNNQEKQFSAKAKHDFKLIRAAVENGDEKAYAELMQIYKKPVYHVVLKMVRNPDDADDLTIEAFAKAFRNLHKFNPEFAFSTWLFRIATNNCIDFIRKNKIKTMSIDSAIKIDNGDEITIDFRDQNLNPQETTIKNQKIEIMQHVVSRLPDKYQRLVTLRYFDELSYEEIAQELKAPLGTVKAQLHRARELLFDMVKNKRKSSSEKAPTQVGAFFVPADYHNQHVMTC; this is encoded by the coding sequence ATGGAAGTAAATAATCAGGAAAAACAATTCTCTGCCAAAGCCAAGCATGACTTTAAGCTGATTCGCGCCGCCGTGGAAAACGGCGACGAAAAGGCCTACGCCGAGCTGATGCAGATTTACAAGAAGCCGGTGTATCATGTGGTGCTGAAGATGGTGCGCAACCCCGACGACGCCGACGACCTTACCATCGAAGCCTTCGCCAAAGCTTTCCGCAACCTGCACAAGTTCAACCCGGAGTTTGCCTTCAGCACCTGGCTGTTCCGCATTGCCACCAACAACTGCATTGATTTTATCCGCAAGAATAAAATCAAGACGATGTCCATCGACTCGGCCATCAAGATTGACAACGGCGACGAAATCACCATCGACTTCCGCGACCAGAACCTGAACCCGCAGGAGACGACCATCAAAAACCAGAAGATCGAAATCATGCAGCACGTGGTATCGCGGCTGCCTGATAAGTACCAGCGCCTCGTGACGCTGCGCTACTTCGATGAGCTGAGCTACGAGGAAATTGCGCAGGAGCTGAAAGCGCCCCTCGGCACCGTGAAAGCCCAGCTGCACCGGGCCCGCGAGCTGCTCTTCGACATGGTGAAAAACAAAAGGAAATCATCTAGTGAGAAAGCCCCGACGCAGGTCGGGGCTTTTTTTGTGCCTGCCGATTATCATAATCAGCACGTCATGACGTGCTAA
- the tgt gene encoding tRNA guanosine(34) transglycosylase Tgt, translating to MTFDLVTQDPHTKARAGVVHTAHGAIETPIFMPVGTAGTVKAVQQRDLKDEVQAQIILGNTYHLYLRPGLDVLSKAGGLHKFNGWDRPILTDSGGYQVYSLSGTRKIKEEGVKFRSHIDGSQHLFSPEGVMDIQRTIGADIIMAFDECTPWPCEYDYAARSLDMTHRWLKRCIARFDSTEGHYGYQQTLFPIVQGSTFKDLRVRSAEFIAEQGREGNAIGGLSVGEPAEMMYEMTEIVCDILPKDKPRYLMGVGTPANILENIALGVDMFDCVMPTRNARNGMLFTTQGIMNVTNKKWEQDFSPIDAELGGHVSTFYSRSYLRHLFQSKEMLGPQLASIHNLSFYLWLVKQAREQILAGTFREWKEKMVKQVMTRL from the coding sequence ATGACCTTCGACTTAGTAACGCAAGACCCGCACACCAAAGCCCGCGCCGGGGTGGTGCACACGGCGCACGGCGCCATCGAAACGCCCATTTTCATGCCCGTCGGGACGGCCGGCACGGTGAAGGCCGTGCAGCAGCGCGACCTCAAGGACGAGGTGCAGGCCCAGATCATCCTCGGCAACACCTACCACCTCTACCTGCGCCCGGGCCTCGACGTGCTCAGCAAGGCCGGCGGCCTGCACAAGTTCAACGGCTGGGACCGGCCCATCCTCACCGACTCGGGCGGCTACCAAGTGTACTCGCTTTCGGGAACGCGCAAGATCAAGGAGGAGGGCGTGAAGTTCCGCTCACACATCGACGGCTCGCAGCACCTGTTCAGCCCGGAGGGCGTGATGGACATTCAGCGCACCATCGGGGCCGACATCATCATGGCCTTCGACGAGTGCACGCCCTGGCCCTGCGAGTACGACTACGCCGCCCGCTCCCTCGACATGACCCACCGCTGGCTGAAGCGCTGCATTGCGCGCTTCGACAGCACCGAGGGCCACTATGGCTACCAGCAGACCCTGTTTCCGATTGTGCAGGGCTCTACGTTCAAAGACCTGCGCGTGCGCTCGGCCGAGTTCATTGCCGAGCAGGGGCGCGAGGGCAACGCCATCGGGGGGCTGAGCGTGGGCGAGCCGGCCGAGATGATGTATGAGATGACCGAAATCGTCTGCGACATCCTGCCCAAAGACAAGCCGCGCTACCTGATGGGCGTGGGCACGCCGGCCAATATTCTGGAAAACATTGCGTTGGGCGTAGACATGTTTGACTGCGTGATGCCGACCCGCAACGCCCGCAACGGCATGCTGTTCACCACCCAGGGCATTATGAACGTCACCAACAAGAAATGGGAGCAGGACTTCTCGCCGATTGACGCCGAGCTGGGCGGCCACGTCAGCACGTTCTACTCGCGCAGCTACCTGCGGCACCTGTTCCAGAGCAAGGAAATGCTGGGCCCGCAGCTGGCCTCCATCCACAACCTGAGCTTCTACCTGTGGCTGGTGAAGCAGGCCCGGGAGCAAATCCTGGCCGGCACCTTCCGCGAGTGGAAGGAGAAGATGGTGAAGCAGGTGATGACGCGGCTGTAA
- a CDS encoding LptF/LptG family permease — protein MKILDKYILQKFLTAFFFTVVVLVMVICVIDFTEKNDDFIQHNLGAKQIILEYYVNLFPYYANLLSPITVFIAVVFVTAQLAARTEIVAILASGVSFKRLLVPYLMGSLVLGVATIALTGWIIPYANKTRVEFERKYVKNPYRFKGRDVHMKIGPSTYAFMESYDNVNNIGYKFALETIEGTLLKRRMTAEAITWDSTKRAWRLTPQLVRTFRGQKETLLALPARDTTLNLYPKDFASTYRLSETMTLPELNRYIRQKIERGSDDTQVYLSEKYERYAYPYAIFILTVIGVIMSARKSRAGVGGQIALGFVLAFVFIIFVILSRNLAAVGTLSPLLAAWVPSILFTGVGLVLYRVVPR, from the coding sequence GTGAAGATTCTCGATAAATACATTCTGCAGAAATTCCTCACGGCCTTCTTCTTCACGGTGGTGGTGCTGGTGATGGTAATTTGCGTGATTGACTTCACGGAGAAAAACGACGACTTCATCCAGCACAACCTGGGCGCGAAGCAGATTATCCTGGAGTATTACGTGAACCTGTTTCCGTACTACGCCAACCTGCTCTCCCCTATCACCGTGTTCATTGCGGTGGTGTTCGTGACGGCGCAGTTGGCGGCGCGCACCGAAATCGTGGCCATTCTGGCCTCGGGCGTGAGCTTCAAGCGGCTGCTGGTGCCCTACCTGATGGGCAGCCTTGTGCTGGGCGTGGCCACCATTGCCCTCACCGGCTGGATCATTCCGTACGCCAACAAGACGCGGGTGGAGTTTGAGCGGAAGTACGTCAAGAACCCCTACCGCTTTAAGGGCCGCGACGTGCACATGAAGATCGGGCCGAGCACCTATGCCTTCATGGAGAGCTACGACAACGTCAACAACATCGGCTACAAGTTTGCGCTCGAAACCATTGAGGGCACGCTGCTCAAGCGCCGCATGACGGCCGAGGCCATCACCTGGGACTCGACGAAGCGGGCCTGGCGCCTCACGCCGCAGCTGGTGCGCACGTTTCGGGGACAGAAGGAAACGCTGCTGGCACTACCCGCCCGCGACACCACGCTCAACCTCTACCCCAAAGACTTCGCCAGCACCTACCGCCTGAGCGAAACCATGACCCTGCCCGAGCTGAACCGCTACATCCGGCAGAAGATAGAACGCGGCTCCGACGACACCCAGGTGTACCTGAGCGAAAAATACGAGCGGTACGCCTACCCCTACGCCATCTTCATCCTCACCGTCATCGGCGTGATTATGAGCGCCCGCAAGAGCCGCGCGGGCGTGGGCGGGCAGATTGCGCTGGGCTTCGTGCTGGCCTTCGTGTTCATCATCTTCGTGATTCTGAGCCGCAATCTGGCGGCTGTGGGCACCCTCTCGCCGCTGCTCGCCGCCTGGGTTCCCAGCATCCTGTTCACCGGCGTCGGGCTGGTGCTCTACCGGGTGGTGCCGCGCTAG
- a CDS encoding sugar transferase, translating into MSLAATWYRRWGKRLLDVALAGPLLLLALPVLLPVALALAAQNGGPWLFRQARPGRHGQLFTLYKLQTMTSTRDAHGQLLPDAARLPRLGRWVRATSLDELPQLWNVLRGHLSLIGPRPLLPEYLPLYSATQARRHEVRPGITGWAQVNGRNAISWEQKFLYDVWYVDHLSLGLDLRILLRTAGRVLGAQGITAAGQATTEAFRGSSSV; encoded by the coding sequence ATGTCTCTTGCCGCCACCTGGTACCGCCGCTGGGGCAAGCGCCTGCTGGACGTAGCGCTGGCCGGGCCGCTGCTGCTGCTGGCGCTGCCGGTGCTGCTGCCCGTGGCGCTGGCGCTGGCTGCCCAGAACGGCGGGCCGTGGCTGTTTCGGCAGGCGCGCCCCGGCCGGCACGGGCAGCTTTTCACGCTCTACAAGCTTCAGACCATGACCTCCACCCGCGACGCCCACGGCCAGCTGCTGCCCGATGCCGCGCGCCTGCCGCGCCTGGGCCGCTGGGTGCGCGCCACCAGCCTCGATGAGCTGCCCCAGCTCTGGAACGTGCTGCGCGGCCACCTCAGCCTGATCGGGCCCCGGCCGCTGCTGCCCGAGTACCTGCCGCTGTACTCTGCCACGCAGGCCCGCCGCCACGAGGTACGGCCCGGCATTACGGGCTGGGCCCAGGTGAACGGCCGCAATGCCATCAGCTGGGAACAGAAGTTTCTGTACGACGTCTGGTACGTCGACCACCTCAGTCTGGGCCTCGACCTGCGGATTCTGCTGCGCACGGCCGGGCGCGTGCTGGGTGCCCAGGGCATCACGGCAGCCGGCCAGGCTACCACCGAAGCCTTCCGGGGCTCTTCTTCCGTTTGA
- the rpsT gene encoding 30S ribosomal protein S20 produces MANHKSALKRIRSNEAKRVLNRYQAKSTRTAVKKLRATTDASAAQELLKKVSSMLDRLAKKNIIHKNKAANNKSKLAKFVKSLAA; encoded by the coding sequence ATGGCAAATCACAAGTCAGCCCTCAAGCGCATCCGTTCCAACGAAGCTAAGCGCGTGCTGAACCGTTACCAGGCAAAATCTACCCGCACAGCTGTTAAGAAGCTGCGCGCCACCACCGATGCTTCGGCCGCTCAGGAGCTGCTGAAGAAAGTATCGTCGATGCTGGACCGCCTGGCCAAAAAAAACATCATCCACAAGAACAAAGCCGCCAACAACAAATCGAAGCTGGCTAAGTTCGTGAAGTCGCTGGCCGCCTAA
- the ispE gene encoding 4-(cytidine 5'-diphospho)-2-C-methyl-D-erythritol kinase — protein MLVFPNAKLNLGLYITGQRPDGFRNLESVFVPLPWTDALEVLPAPAGADTALTLTGLPIPGDPATNLCVRAYELLQADFDLPPVKLHLHKVVPIGAGLGGGSADAAFALRALNEQFALNLPAETLESYARRLGSDCAFFIENKPVFAYEKGDIFEPVSLDLNGMACLVVYPGLHISTAEAYGRVQPRTPRHDLRTALAQPLSTWRDTVSNDFEDALTPVYPVLGDIKAQLYAAGAAYASLSGSGSAVYGLFPGLELPPLLELPAEYQVWRGRL, from the coding sequence ATGCTCGTTTTTCCGAACGCCAAACTCAACCTGGGCCTGTACATCACCGGCCAGCGGCCCGACGGCTTCCGCAACCTCGAATCGGTGTTTGTGCCGCTGCCCTGGACGGATGCGCTGGAGGTGCTGCCCGCCCCCGCCGGCGCCGACACGGCCCTCACGCTCACCGGCCTGCCCATCCCCGGCGACCCGGCCACCAACCTCTGCGTGCGGGCCTACGAGCTGCTGCAGGCCGATTTCGACCTACCGCCCGTGAAGCTGCACCTGCACAAGGTGGTGCCCATCGGGGCCGGGCTGGGCGGCGGTTCGGCCGATGCGGCGTTTGCGCTGCGGGCCCTCAACGAGCAGTTTGCGCTGAACCTGCCCGCCGAAACCCTGGAAAGCTACGCCCGCCGGCTGGGCTCCGACTGCGCGTTTTTCATTGAAAACAAGCCGGTTTTCGCCTACGAGAAAGGTGACATTTTCGAGCCCGTTTCGCTGGACCTGAACGGCATGGCCTGCCTGGTAGTGTACCCCGGCCTGCACATCAGCACCGCCGAAGCGTATGGCCGCGTGCAGCCCCGCACCCCGCGCCACGACCTGCGCACGGCCCTGGCCCAGCCCCTCAGCACCTGGCGCGACACCGTCAGCAACGATTTCGAGGACGCCCTGACGCCGGTGTACCCCGTGCTCGGCGACATCAAAGCCCAGCTATACGCCGCCGGAGCCGCCTACGCCAGCCTGTCCGGCTCCGGTTCGGCCGTGTATGGCCTGTTTCCTGGCTTGGAGCTGCCACCGCTCCTGGAGCTGCCGGCGGAGTATCAGGTGTGGCGCGGGCGGCTGTAA
- the rsmG gene encoding 16S rRNA (guanine(527)-N(7))-methyltransferase RsmG: MHILHHYFPHLTDHQRQLFSQLDTEFRGWNERLNLVARTDVDNLAERHFLHSLGIAKVVEFAPGSSVLDVGTGGGLPGLPLAILFPEVKFHLVDSIGKKIHAVQEMARALNLTNVTAEQTRAEQLRPKYDYVVSRAVARLATFHTWIAHRYKPQHEAAPNSGLYYLKGGDLTEEIEESGLKATIHNLSDFYTESFFETKKVVVVPSNSAGRG; the protein is encoded by the coding sequence ATGCACATCCTTCACCACTACTTTCCGCACCTCACCGACCACCAGCGCCAGCTGTTCAGCCAGCTCGATACCGAGTTTCGGGGCTGGAACGAGCGGCTCAACCTGGTAGCCCGCACCGACGTCGATAACCTGGCCGAGCGGCATTTTCTGCACTCGCTGGGCATTGCCAAGGTGGTGGAGTTTGCGCCCGGCTCGTCGGTGCTGGATGTGGGCACGGGCGGGGGGCTGCCGGGTTTGCCGCTGGCCATTCTGTTTCCGGAAGTGAAGTTTCACCTGGTCGACAGCATCGGCAAGAAAATCCACGCGGTGCAGGAAATGGCCCGCGCCCTCAACCTGACCAACGTCACGGCCGAGCAGACCCGCGCCGAGCAGCTGCGCCCCAAGTACGACTACGTGGTGAGCCGCGCCGTGGCGCGCTTGGCCACCTTCCACACCTGGATTGCGCACCGCTACAAGCCCCAGCACGAAGCCGCCCCCAACAGCGGCCTCTACTACCTCAAAGGCGGCGACCTGACCGAGGAAATCGAAGAATCGGGCCTGAAAGCCACCATCCACAACCTGAGCGACTTCTACACCGAGAGCTTCTTCGAAACCAAAAAGGTGGTGGTGGTGCCCAGCAATTCGGCTGGGCGTGGGTAA
- a CDS encoding YheT family hydrolase — protein sequence MPLVADSRYQPPFYMFNGHLQTIVPSLWREVPEVHYQRERVETPDGDFLDLDWSWRQPQAPADTLCIVSHGLEGDASRPYVRGMVRALNQAGFDALAWNYRSCSGEMNRLLRSYHLGDTDDLDFVVRHALATGRYQRIFLTGFSAGGNVTLKYLGENPARVPAEVERAAVFSVPTDLKASSYHIGRLENRVYLNRFLKTLRGKMRQKAALLPDQIDLTDLDQLQDFPQFDDRFTAPMHGFKSAEDYYEHASSGRYLSGIRIPTLLVNAENDPFLPASCFPRDVAAGSEFVFLETPSDGGHVGFGEGTPDGEYYSERRAVEFLTAAVPA from the coding sequence ATGCCACTCGTTGCCGACTCCCGCTATCAGCCGCCGTTCTACATGTTCAACGGCCACCTGCAAACCATTGTGCCCAGTCTGTGGCGCGAAGTACCGGAAGTGCACTACCAGCGCGAGCGGGTGGAAACGCCCGACGGCGACTTTCTGGACCTCGACTGGTCGTGGCGGCAGCCGCAGGCTCCGGCCGATACGCTCTGCATCGTGTCGCACGGGCTGGAGGGCGACGCCTCCCGTCCCTACGTGCGCGGCATGGTGCGCGCCCTCAACCAGGCCGGCTTCGACGCCCTGGCCTGGAACTACCGCAGCTGCAGCGGTGAAATGAACCGCCTGCTCCGCTCCTACCACCTCGGCGACACCGACGACCTCGACTTTGTGGTGCGCCACGCCCTAGCCACTGGCCGCTACCAGCGCATCTTCCTGACTGGCTTTTCGGCCGGCGGCAACGTCACGCTCAAGTACCTGGGCGAAAACCCGGCGCGGGTGCCGGCTGAGGTGGAGCGCGCCGCCGTGTTTTCGGTGCCCACCGACCTCAAGGCTAGCTCCTACCACATCGGCCGCCTCGAAAACCGCGTGTATCTCAACCGCTTTCTGAAAACGCTGCGTGGCAAGATGCGCCAAAAAGCGGCCCTGCTGCCCGACCAGATTGACCTCACCGACCTCGACCAGCTCCAGGATTTCCCGCAGTTCGACGACCGGTTTACGGCCCCGATGCACGGCTTCAAGTCGGCGGAGGACTACTACGAGCACGCTAGCTCCGGCCGCTACCTGAGCGGCATCCGCATCCCGACGCTGCTCGTGAATGCCGAAAACGACCCGTTTCTGCCCGCCAGCTGCTTCCCCCGCGACGTGGCCGCCGGCAGCGAGTTCGTGTTCCTGGAAACACCCTCCGACGGCGGCCACGTGGGCTTCGGTGAAGGCACGCCTGATGGCGAATACTACTCCGAGCGCCGCGCCGTGGAGTTTCTCACGGCCGCCGTGCCGGCGTAG
- a CDS encoding IPExxxVDY family protein has protein sequence MKTLTLDVEYECDFDLFGVVSSSREHTLAWQLNQALRLRLVKQQDLIYDLLHQGRLVISNYLHATEHLTLRLLRNRSIDPSVLKKPFLAPDVKEYDYLIQVNNGSGQLAAETLLAELTTLPVVQYACQFDPNTLKFKENLLF, from the coding sequence ATGAAAACCCTCACGCTGGACGTAGAATATGAGTGTGACTTCGACCTGTTCGGGGTAGTCTCGTCGAGCCGGGAGCACACGCTGGCGTGGCAGCTCAACCAGGCGCTGCGCCTGCGCCTGGTGAAGCAGCAGGACCTGATCTACGACCTGCTCCACCAGGGCCGGCTGGTCATCAGCAACTACCTGCACGCCACCGAGCACCTCACGCTGCGCCTGCTGCGCAACCGCTCCATCGACCCCTCGGTGCTGAAAAAGCCGTTTTTGGCTCCCGATGTTAAGGAGTATGACTACCTGATTCAGGTGAACAACGGCAGCGGCCAGCTGGCAGCCGAGACTTTACTGGCCGAACTGACCACCCTGCCCGTGGTGCAGTACGCCTGCCAATTCGACCCGAATACCTTGAAGTTTAAAGAAAATCTGCTCTTTTGA
- a CDS encoding glycosyltransferase → MLPVLLLSFSPAIWLLLATVLVQLYYAAYYFWPFATRPPEPAPTEAGAEPVSVLVCAHNELDNLRRLLPLLLRQEYPADLEIVLIDDRSDDDTYLYAQQLSQYYPNFRLVTIGRTPDGLSPKKYALTLGIKAARHPQLLFTDADCIPATNQWVQHLAAGFRQPADMVLGYSAYAAEPGFLNKLVRFETLLTGAQYLSFAWRGQPYMGVGRNLAYTRAVFTSTKGFASHIRSLSGDDDLLVQDAVAQGARVAVVAEPAAHTLSEPAGTWGGWWRQKRRHLSAGRSYRLADRLRIGNFIGSNLLFYAVSLALLFSRADWIPLAGLWVARTGLVCATYQRLSRRLDDPLPVALLPVLDVVYFFYYLALGMSLFLYRNLRWK, encoded by the coding sequence ATGCTGCCCGTTTTGTTGTTGAGTTTCTCCCCGGCCATCTGGCTGCTGCTGGCCACGGTGCTGGTGCAGCTCTACTACGCCGCCTACTACTTCTGGCCTTTCGCCACCCGCCCGCCCGAGCCCGCGCCCACCGAGGCCGGGGCCGAGCCGGTGTCGGTGCTGGTATGCGCCCACAACGAGCTGGACAACCTGCGCCGCCTGCTGCCGCTGCTGCTGCGCCAGGAGTATCCCGCCGACCTGGAAATCGTGCTCATCGACGACCGGTCGGACGACGACACCTACCTCTACGCCCAGCAGCTCAGCCAGTACTACCCCAACTTCCGCCTCGTCACCATCGGCCGCACGCCCGACGGCCTGTCGCCCAAAAAGTACGCCCTCACGTTGGGCATCAAGGCGGCCCGCCACCCGCAGCTGCTCTTCACCGATGCCGACTGCATTCCGGCCACCAACCAGTGGGTGCAGCACCTGGCCGCCGGCTTCCGGCAGCCCGCCGACATGGTGCTGGGCTACTCGGCCTACGCCGCCGAGCCCGGGTTTCTCAACAAGCTGGTGCGCTTTGAAACCCTGCTGACCGGCGCGCAGTATCTGTCGTTTGCGTGGCGCGGCCAACCCTACATGGGCGTCGGGCGCAACCTGGCGTACACGCGTGCAGTATTCACCTCCACCAAAGGCTTTGCTTCCCACATCCGGAGCTTGTCCGGCGACGACGACCTGCTGGTGCAGGATGCCGTGGCGCAGGGGGCACGGGTGGCCGTAGTGGCCGAGCCGGCCGCGCATACGCTCAGCGAGCCGGCTGGCACCTGGGGCGGCTGGTGGCGGCAGAAACGGCGGCATCTGTCGGCCGGCCGCAGCTACCGCCTTGCCGACCGGCTGCGGATAGGAAACTTTATCGGAAGCAATCTGCTTTTTTACGCGGTTAGCTTAGCGTTGCTGTTTTCCCGGGCCGATTGGATACCTTTGGCCGGCCTATGGGTGGCGCGCACCGGGCTGGTATGTGCCACCTACCAGCGTCTGAGCCGTCGCCTCGACGACCCTTTGCCGGTGGCGCTGCTGCCGGTGCTGGACGTTGTCTACTTTTTTTATTATCTCGCTTTAGGAATGTCGCTGTTCCTCTACCGCAACCTCCGATGGAAGTAA
- a CDS encoding T9SS type A sorting domain-containing protein: MKQLYCLLLLLSSLTALPAAAQNWRPFRPNGDVHAFRNASADTILTLRLDSAGVRDSDSVYYFNRIMRRAGSFAWQKARNNQFGQQMRYTPATRTYVLFWDGGPDTGFILSCALVLKPFARVGDTWSSFFTDYGLTTTLVSRGTMLLDGMQDSVATFRAGNNPGVLIVLSKNNGLVSGPVNLRFGLPSARQLTLARRPAPAGLSYYNPLALLDLQPGDELGYQYTPFTSNPIGCGSGTVLRRVLTRQLTADSLTYICQEQSRTVYNGAPGCSRSGTVVSPVSRVRLSASLRTGQWRGSSLDRLSPLRAPLLSYAYQQLPFNTVLMGYPVVSNRPGSACGGPAVLQTEVLYNRSGIGYTPGLDALNQQTLSAPGVGFVRDLEYQLTYSRRTSSGTVQTCGTRTDFATLLPTAAARAAATFQLYPNPAGSSATLTLAGPARTTTNVRLLDALGRTAGSWPLAAGQTATVLPLQALAAGMYVVEVQAAGELPQHLRLQLEK; the protein is encoded by the coding sequence ATGAAACAACTGTACTGCTTATTGCTGCTCCTGAGCAGCCTCACCGCCTTGCCCGCTGCCGCCCAGAACTGGCGGCCCTTCCGGCCCAACGGCGACGTGCACGCCTTCCGCAACGCCTCCGCCGATACCATCCTGACGTTGCGCCTCGACTCGGCCGGCGTGCGCGACTCCGACTCGGTGTACTACTTCAACCGCATCATGCGGCGTGCGGGCAGCTTTGCCTGGCAGAAGGCCCGCAACAACCAGTTCGGGCAGCAGATGCGCTACACGCCCGCCACGCGCACCTACGTGCTGTTCTGGGACGGTGGCCCCGATACCGGCTTTATTCTCAGCTGTGCTTTGGTGTTGAAGCCGTTTGCCCGCGTGGGCGATACGTGGAGCAGCTTTTTCACTGATTATGGCCTGACCACCACGCTGGTATCACGCGGTACGATGCTGCTGGATGGCATGCAGGATTCCGTGGCTACTTTTCGGGCCGGCAATAATCCTGGCGTACTGATCGTGCTGAGCAAAAACAACGGCTTGGTGTCGGGACCGGTGAATTTGCGGTTTGGGTTGCCCAGTGCCCGGCAGCTCACCCTGGCCCGCCGCCCTGCGCCCGCCGGCCTCAGCTACTACAACCCGCTCGCACTGCTGGATCTGCAGCCGGGCGACGAACTGGGGTACCAATACACGCCGTTTACCAGCAATCCAATCGGGTGCGGCAGCGGCACTGTGCTGCGCCGCGTGCTTACGCGCCAGCTTACGGCCGACAGCCTGACGTACATCTGCCAGGAGCAAAGCCGAACGGTGTACAATGGCGCGCCGGGCTGCTCACGGAGCGGTACTGTTGTTTCGCCGGTATCGAGGGTGCGCCTGTCGGCCTCGCTGCGCACCGGGCAGTGGCGCGGTAGCAGCCTCGACCGGCTGAGCCCGTTGCGCGCCCCGTTGCTGTCCTACGCTTACCAGCAGCTGCCCTTTAACACGGTACTCATGGGCTACCCGGTCGTAAGCAACCGGCCGGGCAGCGCCTGTGGCGGGCCCGCAGTGCTACAGACGGAGGTGCTGTACAACCGTAGCGGTATTGGCTATACGCCGGGGCTGGATGCCTTGAATCAGCAAACCCTGAGCGCGCCAGGCGTGGGCTTCGTGCGTGATTTGGAATACCAGCTTACCTACAGCCGCCGCACCAGCAGCGGCACCGTGCAAACCTGCGGCACCCGCACCGATTTCGCCACGCTGCTGCCCACTGCGGCGGCGCGGGCGGCGGCCACGTTCCAGCTCTACCCCAACCCCGCGGGCAGCAGCGCCACGCTCACGCTGGCCGGCCCGGCCCGCACCACTACCAACGTGCGCCTCCTCGACGCGCTGGGGCGCACGGCCGGCTCCTGGCCGCTGGCTGCCGGCCAGACCGCCACGGTGCTGCCCCTGCAGGCCCTGGCGGCCGGCATGTACGTAGTGGAGGTGCAGGCTGCCGGCGAGCTGCCGCAGCACCTGCGCCTGCAGCTTGAAAAGTAG
- a CDS encoding DMT family transporter, whose product MLKDYLRLHFIVLLWGFTAILGKLISVPPVELVFWRTLLAASGLAVLLVARRQPWRVAGREALKMLGIGALVAAHWITFFLAARLSSVSVCLAGMATLALWTSLLEPLVLWRRVRLYEVGLGLLTMVGLYLVSQAELDQMAGLLVAIVSAGLSALFSVLNSKLVKRHTPFQLTLYEMTGACLSIVLFMPLYSRYFTDGQGMQLGLQGLDWLWLLLLAGVCTVYAFSTSVELMKRISAFVVNLTINLEPVYGILLAVLMYTLRIPGFGQEKLSTGFYLGTVVILLSVLIHPVLDQWMKRRQRKAEAAEVLVGK is encoded by the coding sequence ATGCTGAAAGACTACCTCCGCCTGCATTTCATCGTCCTGCTTTGGGGCTTCACGGCCATTCTGGGCAAGCTGATATCGGTGCCGCCGGTGGAGCTGGTGTTTTGGCGTACGCTGCTGGCGGCCTCGGGGCTGGCGGTGCTGCTGGTGGCGCGGCGGCAGCCCTGGCGCGTGGCCGGCCGCGAGGCGCTGAAGATGCTGGGCATCGGGGCGCTGGTGGCCGCCCACTGGATTACGTTTTTTCTGGCCGCGCGCCTCTCCTCGGTGAGCGTGTGTTTGGCCGGCATGGCCACGCTGGCGCTCTGGACCTCGCTGCTGGAGCCGCTGGTACTGTGGCGGCGGGTGCGCCTGTATGAAGTCGGGCTGGGGCTGCTGACGATGGTGGGGCTGTACCTGGTGTCGCAGGCCGAGCTGGACCAGATGGCGGGCTTGCTGGTGGCCATTGTGTCGGCGGGGCTGTCGGCGCTGTTCAGCGTGCTCAACTCAAAGCTGGTGAAGCGCCACACCCCGTTTCAGCTCACGCTCTACGAAATGACCGGCGCCTGCCTGAGCATCGTGCTGTTTATGCCCCTCTACAGCCGCTACTTCACCGACGGCCAAGGCATGCAGCTGGGTTTGCAGGGCCTCGACTGGCTGTGGCTGCTGCTGCTGGCCGGCGTGTGCACGGTGTATGCGTTTTCCACGTCGGTGGAGCTGATGAAGCGCATTTCGGCCTTCGTCGTGAACCTGACCATCAACCTGGAGCCGGTGTACGGCATTCTGCTGGCCGTGCTGATGTACACGCTGCGCATCCCCGGCTTCGGGCAGGAAAAGCTGTCCACCGGCTTCTACCTGGGCACCGTGGTCATCCTGCTCAGCGTGCTCATCCACCCCGTCCTCGACCAATGGATGAAACGCCGCCAGCGCAAAGCTGAAGCCGCCGAGGTGTTGGTGGGCAAGTAG